A window from Thermoanaerobacterium sp. PSU-2 encodes these proteins:
- a CDS encoding ribonucleoside triphosphate reductase, translated as MDKEMKVVKRNGKEEEFKKEKIANAIYKAFEAVGEGKYSDASKIADEVTEYIGNNFEGRASVEEIQDIVEQFLIKHGFAKAAKAYILYRKQHQDIREFKNMFMDIEKMVDEYIGKLDWRVNENSNMSYSLQGLNNHIASTITANYWLNKIYPKEVRDAHVNGDLHIHDLSLLSVYCCGWDLKDLLVSGFTGVEGKVQSRPPKHFRSALGQIVNFFYTLQGEAAGAQAFSNFDTYLAPFIYYDKLSYKEVKQSLQEFIFNINVPTRVGFQTPFTNITMDLVVPDILADEPVIIGGKAMNRSYKEFQKEMDMLNMAFAEVMMEGDANGRIFTFPIPTYNITKDFDWESPVIDKIMEMTAKYGLPYFSNFVNSDLNPEDARSMCCRLRLDNRELRKRGGGLFGANPLTGSIGVVTINMPRIGYLSNSKEEFFERLGKQMDVARKSLEIKRKVLENMTEMGLYPYSKFYLRDIKMRFGSYWQNHFNTIGLIGMNEALLNFMGCGITSEKGRNFALEVLDFMRNRLEDYQIESNYLYNLEASPAEGASYRLAKKDKELYKDIITAGGDVPYYTNSTQLPVDFTDDIFTALDLQDELQTKYTGGTVFHGFLGENINDPDTCKALVKKIAYNYRLPYYTITPTFSICDNHGYISGEHFNCPQCGNECEVYSRVVGYYRPLQNWNEGKREEFSDRKEFVI; from the coding sequence TTGGATAAGGAAATGAAAGTAGTCAAGAGAAATGGTAAAGAAGAAGAATTTAAGAAAGAGAAAATAGCAAATGCTATATACAAGGCATTTGAAGCTGTCGGCGAAGGGAAGTACAGTGATGCTTCAAAGATAGCTGATGAAGTTACAGAGTACATAGGAAATAATTTTGAAGGGCGCGCAAGTGTAGAGGAGATTCAAGACATTGTAGAACAATTTTTGATAAAACATGGATTTGCAAAAGCGGCAAAAGCGTACATATTGTACAGAAAACAACACCAAGACATAAGAGAATTTAAAAATATGTTTATGGACATTGAAAAAATGGTGGACGAGTACATAGGGAAGCTTGACTGGAGAGTAAATGAAAATAGCAATATGAGCTACTCTCTTCAAGGCTTGAATAATCACATAGCAAGTACGATAACGGCTAATTACTGGTTGAATAAGATATATCCAAAAGAAGTAAGAGATGCTCATGTAAATGGCGATTTGCACATACACGATTTAAGCCTTTTATCTGTGTACTGCTGTGGATGGGACTTGAAAGACCTCCTCGTATCTGGATTTACCGGCGTAGAGGGAAAAGTGCAAAGTAGACCTCCAAAGCATTTTAGATCTGCTTTAGGACAGATAGTTAACTTCTTCTATACACTTCAAGGAGAAGCTGCAGGTGCACAGGCATTTTCTAATTTTGACACTTATTTGGCACCGTTTATATATTATGACAAGCTTTCGTATAAAGAAGTAAAGCAGTCATTACAGGAATTTATTTTTAACATAAATGTTCCAACAAGAGTAGGTTTTCAGACGCCATTTACAAATATAACGATGGATCTTGTGGTGCCAGACATACTGGCTGACGAACCTGTAATAATAGGCGGCAAAGCCATGAATAGATCGTATAAAGAATTTCAGAAGGAAATGGACATGCTTAATATGGCGTTTGCTGAGGTCATGATGGAAGGGGACGCAAATGGAAGGATATTCACATTTCCAATACCAACTTACAATATAACGAAGGATTTTGATTGGGAAAGTCCTGTCATTGATAAAATAATGGAAATGACTGCAAAATACGGCCTTCCGTATTTCAGCAATTTTGTAAATAGCGATCTAAACCCAGAAGATGCAAGATCAATGTGTTGTCGTTTAAGGCTTGATAATAGAGAGCTCAGAAAGCGCGGTGGCGGTCTTTTCGGAGCAAACCCACTTACAGGTTCAATTGGCGTTGTAACGATAAATATGCCAAGGATTGGGTATTTATCAAATTCAAAAGAAGAGTTCTTTGAAAGATTAGGAAAGCAAATGGATGTAGCAAGAAAGAGCCTTGAGATAAAGAGAAAAGTGTTGGAGAATATGACTGAAATGGGGCTTTATCCGTATTCTAAATTTTACTTAAGAGATATAAAGATGAGATTTGGCTCGTATTGGCAGAATCACTTTAATACCATCGGCTTGATAGGAATGAATGAGGCACTTTTGAATTTCATGGGATGCGGCATCACGAGTGAAAAAGGCAGAAATTTCGCATTGGAAGTTTTGGACTTCATGAGAAATAGATTGGAAGACTATCAGATAGAATCAAATTACCTTTACAACCTTGAAGCATCGCCTGCTGAAGGTGCGTCGTACAGATTGGCAAAAAAAGACAAAGAGCTATACAAAGACATCATCACTGCAGGAGGAGATGTGCCGTATTACACTAATTCCACACAGCTTCCTGTCGACTTTACAGATGACATATTTACGGCTCTTGATTTGCAGGACGAACTTCAGACAAAATACACAGGCGGAACAGTATTTCATGGTTTTTTAGGTGAAAACATAAACGATCCTGATACATGCAAAGCATTGGTGAAGAAGATAGCTTACAATTACAGGCTTCCTTATTACACAATAACGCCGACTTTTTCAATATGCGACAACCATGGCTATATATCTGGAGAACATTTTAACTGTCCGCAATGTGGCAATGAATGCGAAGTATACAGCAGAGTTGTGGGATACTACAGGCCGCTTCAAAACTGGAATGAAGGCAAAAGAGAGGAGTTTTCTGACAGGAAGGAATTTGTAATATGA
- a CDS encoding anaerobic ribonucleoside-triphosphate reductase activating protein translates to MMYDYLPVSMVDYPGKIATTVFVSGCNFVCPYCHNSQLIKRKKPVKSEADFMEYLNKRKNLIDGVCITGGEPTLWDGLYDFINDIKDLEFSVKLDTNGSRPDVIERLLRDDLVDYIAMDVKAPKNKYGLFVKNNEDIERIVKSIDLIKNSGIDYEFRTTVNDKILSLEDFSSIGDLISGSRRYVLQAYKYSDGVLDKDLCGEKQCDIEFLKNIKEMLKDKVDEVLIR, encoded by the coding sequence ATGATGTATGATTATTTGCCGGTGTCTATGGTGGATTATCCAGGCAAAATAGCTACGACGGTATTCGTAAGTGGATGTAACTTTGTTTGCCCATACTGTCACAATAGCCAGCTTATTAAGCGCAAAAAACCTGTTAAGAGTGAAGCTGACTTCATGGAATATTTGAATAAAAGGAAAAATCTAATAGATGGCGTTTGTATAACAGGTGGAGAGCCAACACTGTGGGATGGCTTATATGACTTTATTAATGATATAAAAGATTTAGAGTTTAGCGTTAAGCTTGACACCAACGGTTCTCGCCCTGATGTCATAGAAAGGCTTTTAAGAGATGATTTGGTAGACTACATTGCTATGGATGTAAAGGCACCTAAAAATAAATACGGTTTATTCGTAAAAAACAATGAAGATATAGAGAGAATTGTAAAAAGCATTGATTTAATTAAAAACTCTGGAATAGACTATGAATTCAGGACGACTGTAAATGACAAGATACTTAGCTTAGAAGATTTTTCGTCAATTGGTGATTTGATTTCTGGCAGCAGAAGATATGTGCTTCAAGCTTACAAGTATTCTGACGGTGTTTTAGATAAAGACTTGTGCGGCGAAAAACAGTGTGATATTGAATTTTTGAAAAATATAAAAGAGATGTTAAAAGATAAAGTAGATGAGGTATTGATAAGGTAA
- a CDS encoding VOC family protein, whose product MDKNLLGTNIVTQIGIIVKDIDEASKTFADFFGVEKPKWNWTDGYEKSHAEYNGKPSDARAKLAFFDMGQVQIELIEPDENISTWREFLDKHGEGVHHIAFQVKDMDEKIKALEKNEMSLVQKGDYEGGRYAYIDTFSKLKVIIELLENF is encoded by the coding sequence ATGGACAAGAATTTATTAGGTACCAACATCGTCACGCAGATAGGTATAATAGTAAAAGACATTGATGAAGCATCAAAGACTTTTGCAGACTTTTTTGGAGTGGAAAAGCCTAAGTGGAATTGGACAGATGGCTATGAGAAGTCACATGCAGAATATAATGGAAAACCATCTGATGCTCGTGCAAAGCTTGCCTTTTTTGATATGGGGCAAGTTCAAATAGAGCTTATTGAGCCAGATGAAAACATAAGCACTTGGAGGGAGTTTTTGGATAAACACGGGGAAGGTGTACATCATATAGCGTTTCAAGTAAAAGACATGGATGAAAAGATAAAAGCATTAGAGAAAAATGAGATGAGCCTAGTCCAAAAAGGCGATTACGAAGGTGGAAGATATGCTTACATAGATACTTTTTCGAAGTTAAAGGTAATCATAGAGCTTTTAGAGAATTTTTAA
- a CDS encoding ThuA domain-containing protein, which yields MKEIVAILGDFYHNEEIIKRSLYRVINNLGNVNLRFIDIDELQKELESKPDCVILFKENRLNPQSESVNLWMTEEIEKKIVNYVKDGGSLFAWHSGLSSYPEDGEYNKMLKGYFLHHPEKNDVVQYVPQKDMLGEFESAIQTFEFVDEHYFVKCEENDTNVFLRSFSKYGQSIAGWYHHFGKGKVCCLTPAHREDGLLNESFLKTLHECVNWCIK from the coding sequence GTGAAAGAGATAGTTGCGATTTTAGGTGATTTTTACCACAATGAGGAAATTATAAAAAGATCTCTATATAGAGTCATAAATAATCTTGGCAATGTAAATCTTAGATTTATAGATATTGATGAGTTACAAAAGGAATTAGAATCAAAACCTGATTGCGTAATATTATTTAAAGAAAATAGATTAAATCCACAGTCAGAGAGTGTTAATCTCTGGATGACAGAAGAGATAGAGAAGAAAATAGTAAACTACGTAAAAGACGGTGGAAGCTTATTTGCATGGCATTCTGGCCTATCATCATATCCGGAAGATGGAGAATACAATAAAATGCTAAAGGGATATTTTTTACATCATCCTGAAAAAAACGATGTTGTACAGTACGTACCACAAAAAGATATGCTAGGAGAATTTGAAAGTGCTATCCAGACGTTTGAGTTTGTTGATGAACATTATTTCGTCAAATGCGAAGAAAATGATACAAATGTATTTTTGCGTTCTTTCTCTAAATACGGACAATCCATAGCAGGATGGTATCATCACTTTGGTAAAGGCAAGGTGTGCTGCTTGACTCCTGCCCACAGGGAAGATGGACTGTTAAACGAGTCGTTTTTGAAGACGTTACATGAGTGTGTAAATTGGTGTATAAAATAG
- a CDS encoding LacI family DNA-binding transcriptional regulator: MKKVTLQDIAEVIGVSKNTVSKALRGAEGVSAEMRSRILETAMKMGYKKIKDIPSKILNVTILCRADFLIESTFWSNVLYGIENAARNNNLKLSITGIDEEGEENLSIPSTITKDTTNGIIIVGTLNDEFIKKVKATKIPFVVVDHYSNVIDCDYINTANENGMYKAVKHLYDNGHRKIGFIGNNEWAFSFRERYYAYARTMEDLDLSIDKDYVWLDINLKGAEFFKDPDYFKKKITVAEKFPTGWVCANDKIALAFMRSLEDLGVKVPDDVSIVGFDNIEMSAYSHPALTTVDIPKRSLGEKAVNQLLYRMNNLEKPYEDIKLYTELVVRNSVKDIN, encoded by the coding sequence ATGAAAAAAGTAACCTTACAAGATATTGCAGAGGTCATAGGTGTATCGAAAAATACTGTGTCCAAGGCACTGAGAGGTGCTGAAGGCGTAAGTGCGGAAATGAGAAGCCGCATCTTAGAGACAGCCATGAAAATGGGGTATAAAAAGATTAAAGACATACCAAGTAAAATCTTAAACGTGACCATACTTTGCAGAGCGGATTTTCTTATTGAGTCAACTTTTTGGTCCAATGTCCTATATGGAATTGAAAACGCAGCCAGAAACAACAATTTGAAATTAAGCATTACGGGCATTGATGAAGAAGGCGAGGAAAATTTAAGCATTCCCAGCACTATTACGAAAGATACCACAAATGGAATCATAATAGTAGGTACTTTGAATGATGAATTTATTAAAAAGGTTAAGGCTACAAAAATACCATTTGTTGTCGTAGATCATTACAGCAATGTAATTGATTGTGACTACATAAATACGGCAAATGAAAATGGAATGTACAAAGCAGTAAAACATCTATATGATAACGGTCATAGAAAGATTGGCTTTATCGGTAACAATGAATGGGCATTTAGTTTCAGGGAAAGGTATTATGCTTATGCAAGGACTATGGAAGATCTGGATCTTAGTATCGATAAAGATTATGTATGGTTAGACATAAACTTAAAAGGTGCAGAATTTTTTAAAGATCCTGATTACTTTAAGAAAAAGATTACCGTAGCAGAGAAGTTTCCTACTGGATGGGTTTGTGCAAATGACAAAATTGCATTGGCGTTTATGAGAAGCTTAGAAGATTTGGGGGTTAAAGTGCCTGACGATGTTTCTATTGTAGGATTTGACAATATTGAGATGAGTGCGTATTCTCATCCTGCTCTTACGACTGTAGATATTCCAAAGAGATCTTTAGGTGAAAAAGCTGTCAATCAACTTTTGTACAGGATGAACAATCTTGAGAAGCCGTATGAAGATATTAAGCTATATACAGAGCTTGTCGTTAGAAATTCAGTTAAAGATATAAATTAG